A window from Seriola aureovittata isolate HTS-2021-v1 ecotype China chromosome 14, ASM2101889v1, whole genome shotgun sequence encodes these proteins:
- the srd5a2b gene encoding 3-oxo-5-alpha-steroid 4-dehydrogenase 2b isoform X1, with amino-acid sequence MHCYEDLVNCLSCGIILIGLGHLVHHRKTQTSYGRHMVLSPPARTVPARLAWFLQEIPALLAPLLLMFTSHKPSITGKHLLLGTFCTHYFQRTFVYSLLTRGRPFPLGVMVAAGFFCTLNGFLQGHYLLHCAHFDEEWSADYRCKTGLVLFYVGMAINIHSDYILRNLRKPGEVSYKIPTGGLFEYVSGANYLGEIVEWFGFAVATWSLPALSFAVFSLSFIGPRAYYHHRCLRHSQNAEQSCHSTLILPCQTYPTLPYSISE; translated from the exons ATGCACTGCTATGAGGACTTGGTCAACTGTCTCAGCTGTGGGATCATCCTGATAGGACTCGGGCACTTGGTCCATCACAGGAAGACGCAAACCTCCTATGGGCGCCATATGGTACTCTCTCCTCCAGCAAGGACAGTCCCAGCCAGACTAGCCTGGTTCCTCCAGGAGATACCAGCTCTCCTGGCGCCCCTACTTTTAATGTTTACCTCACACAAACCCTCCATTACGGGGAAGCACCTGCTGCTTGGGACCTTTTGCACGCACTACTTTCAAAG GACATTTGTCTATTCCCTACTGACCAGAGGAAGGCCTTTCCCACTGGGTGTGATGGTGGCAGCAGGTTTCTTCTGCACTCTGAATGGTTTCCTGCAGGGACACTACCTGCTGCACTGTGCTCACTTTGATGAAGAATGGTCAGCTGACTATCGCTGTAAAACTG GTTTAGTGCTGTTTTACGTTGGAATGGCCATCAATATACACAGTGACTATATTCTTCGTAACCTGAGGAAACCAGGAGAAGTAAGTTACAAGATTCCTACAG gAGGTCTGTTTGAATATGTGTCTGGTGCCAACTACTTAGGAGAGATCGTGGAGTGGTTTGGCTTTGCTGTGGCCACCTGGTCTCTTCCAGCCCTCTCATTTGCTGTCTTTAGCCTGAGTTTCATTGGACCAAGAGCCTATTACCATCACAGGTGCCTAAGACATTCCCAAAACGCTGAGCAGTCCTGTCACAGTACATTAATACTCCCCTGTCAAACTTATCCAACTTTGCCATATTCAATTTCTGAGTGA
- the spast gene encoding spastin isoform X2 translates to MSVKMNASKGKDSGEVIRNYHKQAFEYISKALRIDEDDTGEKEEAVQWYKRGISELEKGIAVEITPQGDRERAKRLQDKMVNNLTMAKDRLALLEATLASKRRNNPQPKPVPKSQPAVPGNIRPSSAVRPRSTDPKVTPRMSKVQNGKPAAAKQPPKRDLKNFKNVDSKLANLILNEIVDSGASVSFGDIAGQDLAKQALQEIVILPALRPELFTGLRAPARGLLLFGPPGNGKTMLARAVAAESNATFFNISAASLTSKYVGEGEKLVRALFAVARELQPSVIFIDEVDSLLCERREGENDASRRLKTEFLIEFDGVQSGGDERVLVMGATNRPQELDEAVLRRFAKRVYVGLPDEQTRFTLMKNLLGKHGNPLSKNELSSLAKLTAGYSGSDLTSLAKDAALGPIRELGPDQVRYMAANEMRNIKMKDFEDSLKRIKPSVNPATLSMYTKWNKDFGDTTAF, encoded by the exons ATGTCGGTCAAAATGAACGCAAGTAAAGGCAAAGACAGCGGCGAAGTTATCAGAAACTACCATAAGCAGGCGTTTGAATATATATCGAAAGCATTAAGGATCGACGAAGATGATACAG GTGAGAAGGAGGAGGCTGTGCAGTGGTACAAGAGAGGTATTTCTGAGCTTGAAAAGGGTATTGCAGTGGAGATCACGCCACaag GAGATCGAGAGCGAGCAAAGAGACTTCAAGACAAAATGGTCAACAATCTCACCATGGCAAAAGACAGGCTCGCCCTTTTAG AGGCAACACTTGCATCTAAAAGGAGGAATAATCCACAACCAAAACCTGTACCTAAAAGCCAGCCTGCAGTACCTGGTAACATCAGgccctcctctgctgtcagacCTAGATCCACTGAtccaaag GTGACCCCACGAATGTCAAAGGTTCAAAATGGAAAACCTGCAGCGGCGAAACAGCCACCAAAGAGGGATTTGAAAAACTTCAAGAATGTGGACAGCAAACTGGCCAACTTGATTCTGAATGAAATTGTTGACAG TGGAGCGTCTGTATCCTTTGGAGACATTGCTGGACAGGATCTGGCCAAGCAAGCATTACAAGAGATTGTGATCCTACCTGCCTTAAGACCAGAG CTCTTTACTGGCCTGAGAGCTCCGGCACGTGGTTTGCTTTTATTTGGCCCACCTGGAAATGGGAAAACCATGCTG GCCAGAGCAGTTGCCGCTGAGTCAAATGCAACATTCTTCAACATCAGCGCTGCCAGTTTGACCTCTAAATAT GTGGGAGAAGGTGAAAAGCTTGTACGAGCACTTTTTGCAGTTGCCAGAGAATTACAGCCCTCTGTCATCTTTATCG ATGAAGTGGACAGCTTGCTTtgtgaaaggagggagggagaaaatgatGCCTCTCGTCGACTAAAAACTGAGTTCCTCATTGAGTTTGATGGG GTGCAGTCAGGGGGGGATGAAAGGGTCCTCGTAATGGGCGCAACCAACAGGCCTCAGGAGCTCGATGAAGCAGTACTGAG GCGCTTTGCAAAGAGAGTCTATGTGGGATTGCCAGATGAGCAG ACAAGAttcacactgatgaaaaatCTTTTGGGAAAGCATGGGAATCCACTGAGCAAAAATGAGCTGTCCAGTCTTGCAAA ACTGACTGCAGGATACTCAGGAAGTGATTTGACCTCATTAGCCAAAGATGCTGCACTCGGGCCGATTAGAG AGTTGGGACCAGACCAAGTCCGGTATATGGCTGCTAATGAG ATGCGTAACATAAAGATGAAAGACTTTGAGGATTCCCTGAAGCGCATCAAGCCCAGTGTTAACCCAGCTACTCTTAGCATGTATACTAAATGGAACAAAGATTTTGGTGACACAACAGCTTTTTGA
- the memo1 gene encoding protein MEMO1, whose translation MSNRAVCREASHAGSWYSASGSQLNAQLEGWLSQAQSTIRPARAIIAPHAGYTYCGACAAYAYKQVDPSITRRVFILGPSHHVPLSRCALSPADIYRTPLYDLRIDQKVYADLWKTGLFERMTLQTDEDEHSIEMHLPYTAKAMESHKDEFSIVPVLVGALSESKEQEYGKLLSKYLADPSNLFIISSDFCHWGQRFRYTYYDESQGEIYRSIEHLDKMGMGIIEQLDPMSFTNYLKKYRNTICGRHPIGVLLNAVAELRKSGLEMNFTFLNYAQSSECRNWQDSSVSYAAGALIVH comes from the exons ATGTCGAACCGAGCTGTGTGCAGAGAAGCAAGTCACGCCGGGAGCTGGTACTCTGCTTCGG GATCCCAGCTGAATGCACAACTAGAGGGCTGGCTGTCCCAAGCACAGTCCACGATCAGACCTGCTAGAGCCATCATAGCGCC ACATGCTGGTTATACCTACTGTGGTGCTTGTGCAGCATATGCCTACAAGCAGGTTGATCCTTCTATTAC TCGTAGGGTGTTCATCCTGGGACCTTCACACCATGTGCCCCTCTCCCGCTGTGCCCTGTCACCTGCAGACATCTATAGAACACCTCTCTATGACCTGAGAATCGACCAGAAGG tttatGCTGACCTCTGGAAAACTGGGTTGTTTGAGCGGATGACTCTGCAGACAGATGAAGATGAGCACAGTATTGAAATGCACTTGCCTTACACTGCTAAAGCCATGGAGAG CCACAAAGACGAGTTTAGCATCGTCCCTGTGCTTGTGGGAGCCCTGAGCGAATCTAAGGAACAGGAATATGGGAAGCTGCTCAGCAAGTATCTGGCAGACCCCTCCAACCTTTTCATCATCTCATCTGACTTCTGCCACTGGG GTCAACGGTTCCGTTACACATACTACGATGAATCTCAAGGGGAGATCTACAGGTCTATTGAGCATCTTGATAAAATG GGGATGGGTATTATAGAGCAGCTGGATCCCATGTCTTTCACCAACTACTTGAAGAAGTACCGCAACACCATCTGTGGGCGTCACCCAATTGGAGTGCTGCTAAAT gcTGTGGCTGAGCTGAGGAAGTCTGGTTTAGAAATGAACTTCACTTTCCTGAACTACGCCCAGTCAAGTGAGTGCAGGAACTGGCAGGACAGCTCTGTGAGTTACGCTGCCGGGGCACTCATCGTTCATTGA
- the srd5a2b gene encoding 3-oxo-5-alpha-steroid 4-dehydrogenase 2b isoform X2, translating into MHCYEDLVNCLSCGIILIGLGHLVHHRKTQTSYGRHMVLSPPARTVPARLAWFLQEIPALLAPLLLMFTSHKPSITGKHLLLGTFCTHYFQRTFVYSLLTRGRPFPLGVMVAAGFFCTLNGFLQGHYLLHCAHFDEEWSADYRCKTGLVLFYVGMAINIHSDYILRNLRKPGEVSYKIPTGGLFEYVSGANYLGEIVEWFGFAVATWSLPALSFAVFSLSFIGPRAYYHHRFYQKKFKDYPKLRKALIPFIF; encoded by the exons ATGCACTGCTATGAGGACTTGGTCAACTGTCTCAGCTGTGGGATCATCCTGATAGGACTCGGGCACTTGGTCCATCACAGGAAGACGCAAACCTCCTATGGGCGCCATATGGTACTCTCTCCTCCAGCAAGGACAGTCCCAGCCAGACTAGCCTGGTTCCTCCAGGAGATACCAGCTCTCCTGGCGCCCCTACTTTTAATGTTTACCTCACACAAACCCTCCATTACGGGGAAGCACCTGCTGCTTGGGACCTTTTGCACGCACTACTTTCAAAG GACATTTGTCTATTCCCTACTGACCAGAGGAAGGCCTTTCCCACTGGGTGTGATGGTGGCAGCAGGTTTCTTCTGCACTCTGAATGGTTTCCTGCAGGGACACTACCTGCTGCACTGTGCTCACTTTGATGAAGAATGGTCAGCTGACTATCGCTGTAAAACTG GTTTAGTGCTGTTTTACGTTGGAATGGCCATCAATATACACAGTGACTATATTCTTCGTAACCTGAGGAAACCAGGAGAAGTAAGTTACAAGATTCCTACAG gAGGTCTGTTTGAATATGTGTCTGGTGCCAACTACTTAGGAGAGATCGTGGAGTGGTTTGGCTTTGCTGTGGCCACCTGGTCTCTTCCAGCCCTCTCATTTGCTGTCTTTAGCCTGAGTTTCATTGGACCAAGAGCCTATTACCATCACAG GTTTTATCAAAAGAAATTCAAAGACTATCCCAAGTTACGAAAGGCTTTAATTCCATTCATCTTCTGA
- the spast gene encoding spastin isoform X1 — protein sequence MSVKMNASKGKDSGEVIRNYHKQAFEYISKALRIDEDDTGEKEEAVQWYKRGISELEKGIAVEITPQVGDRERAKRLQDKMVNNLTMAKDRLALLEATLASKRRNNPQPKPVPKSQPAVPGNIRPSSAVRPRSTDPKVTPRMSKVQNGKPAAAKQPPKRDLKNFKNVDSKLANLILNEIVDSGASVSFGDIAGQDLAKQALQEIVILPALRPELFTGLRAPARGLLLFGPPGNGKTMLARAVAAESNATFFNISAASLTSKYVGEGEKLVRALFAVARELQPSVIFIDEVDSLLCERREGENDASRRLKTEFLIEFDGVQSGGDERVLVMGATNRPQELDEAVLRRFAKRVYVGLPDEQTRFTLMKNLLGKHGNPLSKNELSSLAKLTAGYSGSDLTSLAKDAALGPIRELGPDQVRYMAANEMRNIKMKDFEDSLKRIKPSVNPATLSMYTKWNKDFGDTTAF from the exons ATGTCGGTCAAAATGAACGCAAGTAAAGGCAAAGACAGCGGCGAAGTTATCAGAAACTACCATAAGCAGGCGTTTGAATATATATCGAAAGCATTAAGGATCGACGAAGATGATACAG GTGAGAAGGAGGAGGCTGTGCAGTGGTACAAGAGAGGTATTTCTGAGCTTGAAAAGGGTATTGCAGTGGAGATCACGCCACaag TAGGAGATCGAGAGCGAGCAAAGAGACTTCAAGACAAAATGGTCAACAATCTCACCATGGCAAAAGACAGGCTCGCCCTTTTAG AGGCAACACTTGCATCTAAAAGGAGGAATAATCCACAACCAAAACCTGTACCTAAAAGCCAGCCTGCAGTACCTGGTAACATCAGgccctcctctgctgtcagacCTAGATCCACTGAtccaaag GTGACCCCACGAATGTCAAAGGTTCAAAATGGAAAACCTGCAGCGGCGAAACAGCCACCAAAGAGGGATTTGAAAAACTTCAAGAATGTGGACAGCAAACTGGCCAACTTGATTCTGAATGAAATTGTTGACAG TGGAGCGTCTGTATCCTTTGGAGACATTGCTGGACAGGATCTGGCCAAGCAAGCATTACAAGAGATTGTGATCCTACCTGCCTTAAGACCAGAG CTCTTTACTGGCCTGAGAGCTCCGGCACGTGGTTTGCTTTTATTTGGCCCACCTGGAAATGGGAAAACCATGCTG GCCAGAGCAGTTGCCGCTGAGTCAAATGCAACATTCTTCAACATCAGCGCTGCCAGTTTGACCTCTAAATAT GTGGGAGAAGGTGAAAAGCTTGTACGAGCACTTTTTGCAGTTGCCAGAGAATTACAGCCCTCTGTCATCTTTATCG ATGAAGTGGACAGCTTGCTTtgtgaaaggagggagggagaaaatgatGCCTCTCGTCGACTAAAAACTGAGTTCCTCATTGAGTTTGATGGG GTGCAGTCAGGGGGGGATGAAAGGGTCCTCGTAATGGGCGCAACCAACAGGCCTCAGGAGCTCGATGAAGCAGTACTGAG GCGCTTTGCAAAGAGAGTCTATGTGGGATTGCCAGATGAGCAG ACAAGAttcacactgatgaaaaatCTTTTGGGAAAGCATGGGAATCCACTGAGCAAAAATGAGCTGTCCAGTCTTGCAAA ACTGACTGCAGGATACTCAGGAAGTGATTTGACCTCATTAGCCAAAGATGCTGCACTCGGGCCGATTAGAG AGTTGGGACCAGACCAAGTCCGGTATATGGCTGCTAATGAG ATGCGTAACATAAAGATGAAAGACTTTGAGGATTCCCTGAAGCGCATCAAGCCCAGTGTTAACCCAGCTACTCTTAGCATGTATACTAAATGGAACAAAGATTTTGGTGACACAACAGCTTTTTGA